CAGTGTGGAGGTCATCCGCCTGGGCCACAGCTACTTCATCAACTGGGACAAGAAAATGTTCTGCATGAAGAAGCGGACGCCCGCGGAGGCCCGCACCACCACCCTGAACGAGGAGCTGGGCCAGGTGGAGTACATCTTCTCTGACAAGACGGGCACCCTCACCCAGAACATCATGGCCTTCAACAAGTGCTCCATCAATGGCCGCAGCTATGGTATGGCACTGCCACCGGGGATGGGGGTTTGCATCTCGCCTGGAAGGACAGTGGAACTGGGGCTTCCACAGTTCATCTTGatgtttatttacttcttttgtaCTTGGGTCTGAGGGGCCTTGAAAGGGTTCGTGCTGTGTCCTGTGTCAGGAAGCAGATACTGAGAGACCTTCCCTTGTCCTCCCCTGGTTCCTGCCCCCTGGTCTCAGCTCCAGGCAGTAGGGGAGCTCGTTGGCTGTTTGAAGTGAAGCCCAAGACACTGGCCTCTGGGCATCCTGGCCAGGTTGGACCTTGGCTGCCCCGATGGAGTGCTAGACTCTCCCTGTGTTGCTGCTCAGGGTCCTTGTGAGTCTCTGGAATGTGACCATGATCTTCCCAGTGTGGCCCTGCTGCAGTGGCCTTGTGGCTGAGCTGCTGGGATGGTTGGGCTGGGATGTGTGGAGCTGACTTTTTGTAACTGCTTTCTATACTAACCAGAACCTTATGGCCAGTCTTTGAAGTAGGCATAAAGAGTGCAAGGCACTTGAGGAGGCCTGGGAGCCCTGGGTGGGGGAGGTATAGAATTGGAGCTGCCCTAAGGGGAGAGCctcctgggggatggggggtgggcaCAGGGATGGGGAGCAGTGGGCACCATGACTCTTTCATGGCCAAGGTCCTGGGCTTCTGGGGTCCAGGGTGCCTGTTGCCTTCTGTACCTCAAGTCAGCAGTGTGAGTGTGGGTGACATCTGCTCAACGATTAGGATTGGGGGTTTCAGGTGCCTGAGGGGTTCTGCATTGGATACTTCTCCCCTCTGCTCTAGAGATCTCCAGCTCAGACATTGCTTTTCCTTCTGTCCTGGCTGTGTGTAGGTGACGTGTTTGATGTCCTGGGACACAAAGCTGAATTGGGAGAGGTAAAATACAGTCTCCATAATTATTCTATGTGCCAGTGAAACATAGGGCGCCTGACAAGTAACACTTGGCTTAGTTAGGAGCATTTGTGCAGGAAATGGAAGCTGCTTGGAGAAATATTGTTATAAGGAGAAGAATTGGTAGCAGAAGTAGGAATTTTGAGATACATAGTGGACAGGATCTTGGGCTGTCCTACCCAGAGTTGGGAGGGCAGGAACAGTCCCTTCCCTGGGATACAACCTGGCAACCCAGCCTTTCCTAAGAGCCTTTGTACCTATCCCAGAGGCCTGAACCCATCGACTTCTCCTTTAATCCTCTGGCCGACAAGAAGTTCTTATTTTGGGACCCCAGCCTCTTGGAGGCTGTCAAGATGGGGGACACCCACACGCACGAGTTCTTCCGCCTCCTTTCCCTATGTCATACTGTCATGTCAGAGGAAAAGAACGAAGGTGAGCTGAGGAGCTGGCTCGAGTCgggcctctctgctctgcagtGCAGTGGGGCTGGGGCATCCTGGGTGGGCCATGTAGCTGAGAGGGTGGCCACTGTACCACATGTGTTCTTCTTCCTCACCCAGGagagctatactacaaagctcagTCCCCGGATGAGGGGGCCCTGGTCACTGCTGCCAGGAACTTTGGTTTTGTATTTCGCTCTCGAACCCCCAAAACAATCACTGTGCATGAGATGGGCACAGCCATCACCTACCAGCTATTGGCCATCCTGGACTTCAACAACACTCGCAAGCGGATGTCAGTCATAGGTGAGGACAggactggggtggtgggggcatTTGGGTAGCATACAGGCCTGGAATGGGTGTGGTGTGTTGAGTGACTCTTGTTGATGTGTTTAGGTTGGGGATCTTTGCTTGCCTTAATTTTTCTGGCACTTTCTCCCTCTGCCCCATTCATAGTGCGGAATCCAGAGGGGAAGATCCGACTCTACTGCAAAGGGGCTGACACCATCCTGCTTGAGAGACTCCACCACTCCACCCAAGAGCTGCTCAACACCACCACTGACCACCTGAATGTAGGTGTGAGGAGAAGAGGGGCTAGCCTGGTGGTTCTGCTACTCCCAGTGTTGGGGGGCAAGGATGGGGGTGTgacttacttctttttttttttttttttttgtggttggctaatacatgtttgttttgttctgttgtaTAAATTTAAGGTATTCAATGTGATGTTTGATATACGTATACCTAGTGAAGTGATTACTATAGTCAAGCAAATGAACACATCCaccatctcacatagttacctttctTTTTGTGGCGACAGAGTACCTAAAATGTACTCTCCTAGCAAATTGCCAGTGTACAGTACAGTGTTACTAATTGtagtcctcatgctgtacatAAGCTCTCTGGACTTGCTCAGTGTAGCATGTCTGTGTCTGCCTCCAGGAATATGCAGGGGAAGGGCTGAGGACCCTGATGCTGGCCTATAAGGATCTGGACGAAGAGTACTACGAGGAGTGGGCTGAGAGACGGCTTCAAGCCAGCCTGACCCAGGACAGCTGGGAGGACAGGCTGGCCAGCATCTATGAGGAGGTCGAGAACGACATGCTGGTACGGGCTGCAGGGTGGGTTGAGGGTGGGCAAGGAGAGTGCATGCCTGTGACTCTTGTGCCAGGGACCCTTGTGGTAATTTCAGCTGCTGGGTGCAACAGCCATTGAGGACAAGCTTCAGCAAGGGGTTCCAGAGACCAtcgccctcctgacactggccaaCATCAAGATATGGGTGCTAACCGGAGACAAACAAGGTGAGAGTCCAGCAGGGCTGAGGAAATTGTGTCTGGACAGCAGCCTGTTGGACCCTTGCATGGAGCCGAGGACATCAGGCAGGAGAGTGTGCTGACCTTGTTGGATGCCTGTCCATAGCTCCTGCGTTCTCTCTTGGTAGAGACAGCCGTGAATATAGGCTATTCCTGCAAGATGCTGACGGACGACATGACAGAAGTGTTCATTGTCACTGGCCACACCGTCCTGGAGGTGCGGGAGGAGCTCAGGTAAACAAGAGACCCGAGAGAGGCAGATGCTCTGCACTGGGTCCAGGGGTTGGCTGGGGATTTCTGGACCCTGTCTGGGCTCGAATCCCTACTCCCCACTGCTGTCCTGGAAGACCACTACCATCCCATTTCCACCTTCACAGGAAAGCCCGGGAGAAGATGATGGACTCATCCCGTACTGTAGGCAATGGCTTCACCTACCAGGAGAAACTTCCTTCTTCCAAGCTCACTTCTGTCCTGGAAGCTGTTGCTGGAGAGTATGCCCTGGTCATCAATGGTCACAGCCTGGTAAGTGTCACCATCCTTAGCTTGGGTAGTATCTTTCCAGAGAGCATTGTATCTTCTCTTGTCCTCATTTCCCTTGACTTCAGAGGGGGCTGTGGTCTTTAAGGGGACTGGGAGGAGCTGAGACTCCCGGGTTTCTCCTGGAAAGACTGTGGCTCTCTCAGGTGTCTCTGTTTCCAGGCCCATGCATTAGAGGCAGACATGGAGCTGGAGTTTCTGGAGACGGCGTGTGCCTGCAAAGCTGTCATCTGCTGCCGAGTGACTCCCTTGCAGAAGGCACAAGTGGTGGAACTGGTTAAGAAGTACAAGAAGGCTGTGACACTTGCCATTGGGGATGGAGCCAATGATGTCAGCATGATCAAAAGTGAGTGTGGGCTGTGCAGGTGTATAGGCTGGGCAGGAGGGTAGGACGGGGCCCATGGAGGTCTCGGGATGAGGGAAGAATGACAGAGGAGGGGGGTTGTAACTTGATGGGATCTGAGTGTGTGGCCCTCTTCACCTTCTTGTCATCACTTGTCCCTGCAGCGGCTCACATCGGTGTGGGCATCAGCGGGCAGGAAGGGATCCAGGCTGTCCTGGCCTCCGATTACTCCTTCTCTCAGTTCAAGTTCCTACAGCGCCTCCTGCTGGTGCACGGGCGCTGGTCCTACCTGCGCATGTGCAAGTTCCTCTGCTATTTCTTCTACAAGAACTTTGCTTTCACCATGGTCCACTTCTGGTTTGGCTTCTTCTGCGGCTTCTCCGCCCAGGTAGTGAGCATTCCCGGTCCACTGTGATGCATGTCTGTAAACTCCTTAAGGGCAGAGGTTGTATCTGTTCATCACTCAGTCCCCCAGGGCCTAGCTGTTGGCTGGTGcatgcacttaaaaaaatgcagaaagaCTAGATAGAAAGTTCCTTAGGGCTCCCTGTATGTCACATCAGCTGCCTTCCTGGGCCTGATTTGCATGCTCactcctctcttgctctctgttcTCTTCCAGACCGTCTATGACCAGTATTTCATCACCCTCTATAATATTGTGTACACCTCCCTCCCAGTCCTGGCTATGGGGGTCTTTGATCAGGTATGGGGGAGTTTCATGATCAGGTGGAATGGGGAGAAGGACGTTGCTGTGAATGAGTCACACTGATATGGTGGGTGTGTGATACTTGTGCCCACTGCCTGTGGTCACTTGGAAGGCAGTTCTGTCAGCTGGGGAGGGTGTGACTAGTTCTTCCTCTCATCTGTAACTCCCTTGGGCTGTTGAACAAAGATTGATTGGGGGCAGCTTGTTGAAGTTGGTTCTAGCTGTCAAAGACTTTGGAAAAGGGACAGTGTCTGCCTTTGGCCATCCTGAGTCAAAACGGCAGCTTCTGTGGCCTCCTGTGCCACATGGTCCTCCCCACACAGGATGTCCCGGAGCAGCGGAGCATGGAGTACCCTAAGCTGTATGAGCCAGGCCAGCTGAACCTCCTTTTCAACAAGCGGGAGTTCTTCATCTGCATCGCCCAGGGCATCTACACCTCCGTGCTCATGTTCTTCATCCCCTATGGGGTGTTTGCTGATGCCACTCGGGATGATGGCACCCAGCTGGCTGACTACCAGTCCTTTGCAGTCACTGTTGCCACATCGCTGGTCATCGTGGTCAGTGTGCAGGTATGAGGCAGTCCAGGAACTGCCTTCTGCTCTGGAGAGCAGAGCCTCCTGTCCCTGGGGCTGCCCTGGGCACCACAGTTCTGTTTCTGGGGGAGCGGGACAGATTTTTTAGGGGTGCTCCAGCCTGTGACAATACCTGCTATTTTCAGATTGGGCTAGATACAGGCTACTGGACAGCCATCAACCACTTCTTCATCTGGGGCAGCCTAGCTGTTTACTTTGCTATCCTCTTTGCCATGCACAGCAATGGGCTTTTCGACATGTTTCCAAACCAGTTCCGGTTTGTAGGTGAGTTCCTGTGTCTTCTTCTTGAATCACAACTGTTCTGGGCATAACAGGGTAGTCAGCCAGCCTGCACATCACAAGCGTTTATTCAATACTCCTTATGCACCAGGTATTCCGGGAGGTGCTGTGGGGAAGTCAAGATGTGTCTGATCCAGGCCCTGCCCCCAAATAACTTACATATCCATGAAAGTTAGGAGCAGCATGACTGGCCATGGGGTGTTGGGGATCCCAGCAGGCCAGGGGTGGCAGACTTTAAGGTCAGCATGGTGGCTAGGGACAGCCTCCCAGAAGAAACTGCTGTGAGTGGAGCCAGGACTGGGGAATCGGATTCCAAGCTGGAGGGCTGGAAGTACAAAAAGGCCACTTGATTCTGGGCAACAGAGAATGCTCCAACTAGGGTGGGGCAAGAGCCCCCTTTGACAATCAGTGGGAGAGAGGCTAGAAAGGTAGGCCTTTTGTAGTATCAGGGTGCCAGGCCAGGCTTGCATTCGACTTGCCAGgagtatatatgtatgcatgtatttagAAGAAGTGGGGAATGGCTCCACATGTGCTTTAGAAAGATGAAGCTGGCAGTGACGGCCTGTGATGAAGCTACTGTAGTGATCAAGTGCAAGGCTGTACAGAACTGGTGCCAGGGGACTGTGGCGGGTGGCAAAGAGGGGCTGGTTGGGAGGAATGAGGTGAAGGAAGCATTTGCTTCAGATCTGTTCGTTCACTCATCCAGTGGGCATTGTATCAGCACCTGTGGTGTGTCGCTCATTATTTTGGATGCTGGGGATGGAGCAAGGAACAAAACAGGCAAAGTGCTTGCCCTTCTGGATTTTATGTATGAGACAGACTGATAGTTTGCAAGTAAACAGACATAATGTCTGGAAGTAATAAGTCCTATAGAAAACATCAAGCAGGGTAGAGAGTGACAGGTGTAGTCCACAAAGACCTTTTGAGGAAGGGACCTAGGCACAGAGAAATCTGAATACAGAGAAAAGGAGCAAGCCATGTGGGTCTCTGGGAAAGGAAATCCAGGAAGAGGACACAGCAATACAAAGGCCTTAGTCGGGGGCTTGTGAGGTCGTCTGTAGCTGAGGAactggggaggggtggaggaaaTGAGGTTGGGGGGTTCTGGGAGGAAGTGGGAGAGGGATGAGAATCAGTCCAGACCATTTAAACCTTTATAGGTCAGAGTAAGAACtttgaattttaatataaatgtgatAGGAAGCCATTGGAAGGTTTTGAACAGGGAAGTGTCATGaactgttttatgtttttaaaggatCACTCTTACTTTTTTGTGGATAGTAAAGTATAGGGGCAAAGGTGGAAGtggggagaccagttaggaagctattGCAGTAATCCAGGTGAGAATGATCGTGGCttagaatgaagaaatgaaagacacaagaaaaaaataaagaaaaaaagaaaacaaaaacaaaagacggGGGAAGAAAGAATGACGGTGGCTTGCAATAGAGTGAAAAGTGGTGGGATTCCATAGATATTTTGAAAAGGGAGACAATAGTCTGGATGTGGGATCAGGGGCAGACAGAGATGAATCAAGATTGATGCAGGGTTTTCAGTTGGAGCGGGAGAGTGGGTGATAGGCAGCGTTTCCTGAGCTGGAAAGACACGGAGCAGATTTGGGGTGGAGGAAACAATAGTTCACTTTTGGCCAAGTGAAATTTGCAATTCCTTTAGATGTTCAACAGAGATGTCAAATAAGGCCTGGAGAAACAGGTTTGGAGTTTTGACAGAGTCTGGAGCCAAAGTCAAATTTGGAGATGTACATTTGGGAGGTGGGCAGTGACAAGAGGGAAGCAAGAAATGACTTTTGTGTTGAGACTAGAGAAGTGGAGCTGCCGGAAATAGAAATGGGGAAGTCAAGGGTCTGCCCTTCTGTCCACTTCATTACTCCTGAGGCTACCagctcctctccacccccagggAATGCCCAGAACACCCTGGCCCAGCCCACAGTGTGGCTGACCATTGTGCTCACCACAGTCGTCTGCATCATGCCCGTGGTCGCCTTTCGATTCCTCAGGCTCAACCTGAAGCCGGATCTCTCTGACACGGTGAGAAGCCAAGCCGTCCACTTTGGGGGACAGAGCTGGTGTGGCAGGAAAGGCCTTTGTCCTGAACattcatgtgtctgtttctgGGCTGTGTGACTGCTTAGTATGTCAGTGGTAGTCATCCACTATTCCTCAGGACAGATGTTCTGTGTGGCCTCGGAGGATCCGGGGTGCTCTGTGTCCCTTCTCCGTGGTGATGTCTGACACTGCCACACTGATGGATGACTCTTTCCCTGTGCCCCCCAACCAGGTCCGCTATACCCAGCTGGTGAGGAAGAAGCAGAAAGCCCAGCACCGCTGCATGCGGCGGGTGGGCCGCACAGGTTCCCGGCGCTCCGGCTATGCCTTCTCCCACCAGGAGGGCTTCGGGGAGCTCATCATGTCTGGCAAGAATATGCGGCTTAGCTCCCTTGCGCTGTCCAGTTTCACCACTCGCTCCAGCTCCAGTTGGATTGAGAGCCTGCGCAGGAAGAAGAGTGACAGCGCCAGCAGCCCCAGCAGTGGGGCTGACAAGCCCCTCAAGGGGTGAAGACCAGGACTGAGATGCCCTGTGCCAATGACCAGAGCACACAGGGCCAGCTAGTGGCCAAGGGAACAGTGTTTTGGAAGTGCCAGTCCTCACTCCTTGCCTCCCGTCTCCCCTGGTAAACTCTATCCTGCTGGTCCCACCAGGAGTGGCTGGTGCAGCCCCAGCAGGGCCCTCCCACCAGCTGGGAGGCTGGAGAGAGCGAGCCTCCAGGGCAGAGCAGGGGCTGAGGCATTGAGAACCAGTCCCAGTGGGGGACCAGATGTGGAaccaaaaccaagaaaaaacTGTGAGAGATTGGGTCTGTCCCTGCCCTGTCTGGGAGCCCACAGGGAGACTATAATCTCCATATTTTTTTACTCCTACTCCCCAGAGGGGCCCTCATGGCCCTGTTCCTGAATTACACAAGAATGTATCATGCCGGGAAGCCAGAGACCTGCTGGGGCCTCTGGGCCCCTCACATCATGTATGTCTCTTCTCGATTTGTGTTTGTGTATagtttggttttgtcttttttatttggcAAGTGGAGAAGGCCTCTATGTGACTTTTATGTTGTGGTTGGTATCTTAACTCTCCTGGGAAGAGGCTGGCACACACTGGGGTGCCCCCGCCTGGCTggatgtgtgtgttggggggtgttTGGGAGGAGCCACATCTCTCAGGTTGTCCTCCAGTGGCTAGTGCCCTTGTGGGACAGAGGGACCACCCAGGGAGGGAGGTCAGCCGGAGGGTATTGGGAGAGTATACAGGAGGGTTTGgtcctgcctccttcctcaccTTGAGAGTAAAGTGctgcacccctcccccaacacacgtATATATCGATTCCTGGATTCTATAAGTCCTGCTGGTATTGGGCTGGAGCCTGGGAAAGTGGCCCTATTATTCTTAGTGAGCTAAAGCTGAGTATGGAATTTGGTCCTGGAAAACAAAAAGgtagttttctttaattttagatttagacACAAGTTCATTAGACTTCCTCTGactttccttctccctcctcatCTATCACTTTCTTGTACCTACACCCCAGCACCCTGAGGTCATGCTGAAAGGGGAAGCTGGCCTCTCTGCTCCCTTCTCCCAGTAAACAAGGGGCCCCACCCCTCTAGGCCCAGCATTTGGCAAGAGGTGGTGGAGTCCTGTACTGGGTGGTGGCGCAGGAGGAGGAGGGCAGAATGGGCTTAGGCTAGGAGACTGCCTACTCATCGCCTGGCTTGACCTGGACGAGACTCAACTGGAGCCTCGTCACAGCCTGTCCTTTCTCCCCACCATCCACATCTATGAAGCTATTCCCCAAATTAGGTGTTTCCCAAGTTAGTTGCTACTAATCAGCCTTGGGAAGAATCCTTTCCTCTTCTtgggatgtgtgtgtgcgtgcgcgtgcgcaTGCGTGGGTCACGGTGGGGGGGACTTCAGGAATGGTGTGGAGCTGGGAGTGTGGTATGGGGATCTTAAATGGGTGTGGGAGCCCCAAAGGAACTGGAGATGGGCTGCTGTGAGGTGGCTGTGGGTTGGACAGGGAACAGGGAAAGGGAAGTCTGGATGGGGAAATCCCTTTTGGCCACACAGTTTACAAACCTGATATcatgtctgtttgtctgtctctcgAGGTGAGAGTCTGATTTTTATACCAAAgaggaagtgattttttttcaaattaggtttgtctatattatataaataaataaataaacaaacaaataaataaatatataaatatatatatatatatatatatatatacagctatatatatattatttttttggttctcTCGTTTTTTAGGGAGGGAGGAAAGTACCAAGTTGCATTGAGCTGTAATTAAGGAACATTCTGTATAATTTATGACACATTTCTATACTTGcaaaaattatatcattttatggATATAAGAGAAAATGCCTTTTTATAAAATTCCAGTTTCTGAGAAGTgtgtaatttgtcttttttctgatGTTTAACTAAGACTAGTGGTGAAGGTAAAGACAAACTGTCTCTTAAATGGAATAGAGTGGGTAGATCTGGGCTGAGGTGGAGAACACCGACTTTGACTGTGGGGCACAGCACTTCTATCTGTACACCTCTTGGGATCTCAGTTTCAGCTGGAACATGGGGCAGTGGGCAGTATTGAGAGGCAAATCAGTGGGGACTTTGTGTTCAGCTGATGACTGGTGCTTAGAACCTCGAACAGTTTGCTTTTCCAAACACAGGCCGACCTCATTCCTGACACATGCCAGATGGCTGGGTATGTATAGGGAAGGTACcaggtaaatattttaagttttatttatttatttatgttttgactCCCCTGTTCCTCCATGCCTTTTCCAATGGCACTGGCCTCATAGCCTCACATCCTCCTGGTTTTTTAAGTGAGTATCAAGGAGCCTAAATATATACCAAGTCTCTGCTGGAACTTAGTGGATAAGGCGAGCTTTCCTCCCTTGAAGGGAGAGTGGGGTGAGGGCCAGGGTCCCAGGAAAGCTAGGGCGAGGGGTTAGTGCTGGACTGAAGACAATTGGCCAATGGCCAACATCAACAAAACCCAACCCTGCCCCCAGGCTGGTTTCTTCCTCTAACCAGTCTTTTCTGTCATTCTGTCATGGGACgatcctttttcctcctcttcttctcaaAAACAGAGTTCCCAGTAGGTACTAAGCTCAGAGGGAAGACATAAAGATAAGATCAGCTTCTCAAGGAGAAATAGTTCAGGGCAGGGATGGTGCCACAGACCTGCCAGGAACACAACCTGATCCCTGCCTCCCCACAGGGACAGCCTGTCCAGTACAAACCAGCCTATCTCCAGGCTCTGTCTGGATCCCTGAGCTTTAAGCAGCAAGTGACAGCCGGCCTCAGCCTCCCCACTCCCAGGACACAGAGACAGGCCTTAATCCCTTGAGGCTGGTTAGGACCCTAACTTTGTCATCCACCAAAAAGCtgatgccccccaccccacccatgaTAGGTCGCAGCACTGCCTGTGCTTCCTGCTCCCACTTTCCCCCACTTCCGACTGACAGAGGTTTCAGAGGATGCACAAGATACATACAACTCAACCACTGAGAAAGTGCTCCCCCTGCTCCTCACTGATGCGGGGTCTTCCTCTCACCCAGGATCCTATTAGATATATTTGAGGGGCAGGGCCAGCATTATTTTTACTCTCATTGCTACTTGCAGacatttttccttccatttttgtATAAACCTCCTTTGAGTCTCCTGCCACTCAGCTTTcccattttttcccctcctgGCAGCAGGATCCTTTGATCTCCTACTTCTTTCCCTGTGCTTGCTGAGGACTTGGGCACCTGCCTGATTGTCTCTTTTCCCTAGTCCCACCATCGTCCTAGTGTCTTCCCCAACTGTGAGGATGAGTCTGTCTGACATCCTAGCTTCGTTCCTCCTCGGCCTCCTCATTTTAAGGGCATTCACCTCCACTCCACCAAAGCAGCACATGCCATGGGCACCCCACTGCCATTAGGAGTAGCTCCACCCCTGGAATTTCACAATCCAGTATTTGACCGTCCACGTTCTTgggcccttccaccttccacatgTTCTCCCAGCACATACTCCTAGtgacctcctctcttctcctGGTCATCACTTCCTTTCACGAGCCCTTGCTGCTTTCCCATCCAGCACAAAGCCTGTGGTCTGACCCTCACGGCCCTGCCCAGCAACACTCCAACACTGGATCTCCCCAACTTCTCTCATGGTGAGCTGTGGAACGTTAACGGGGAGCCACACAGCCGTGGAGGGTAGAGAGCTACACGTTCATGGGCTCCCGCTCTGCAGGCGTCAGCACCCAGGCGATGCTGGGCCTCCCTAGTTACTGCCGTTCTCCTCCGCCTCCCTGGTTATTCCTAACTTTCGTCTCGTGCCTCAGCTccttcccaccacctcccaccatacCCTCAGCAAATGGGTCTGCCTCCTACTTCACAGAGGAAAATAACTCCTTCAGCTTTCCCTCTCACCTACAAATTTCACTGCACACAGACACAGCCCATGCCTCTTCCCACGCCTGGTGAGgttctggctcctccctcctcccatcaGCACCTTCCATCATCTTCCATCCATTGTCCGTCTTTACCTGACCTTCATTTTCCTCTCCCTTGATCCTTCCCTTCACTAAATAAGTATGCTCAGGTTTCCTTTCTCACTCATCCCCCCCCCATAAACTAGGTTGTGATCTGTGTCCATCTCTTCATTAGTCAATGTGTCTTGGAAGAAGTCTCTTCCTTACCTTCGCCATTCCCTGCCTTCTGGCTTCTCCTTCACCCGCTCCTGAAATGCTTTCACTAAAATCATCTTTAACCTTCATGTGGCCAAGTCCAGCAGACATTTCCAGGTCTGATCTTTACTTGCAATCTcctttttgggggcagctggccagtacagagattgaaccctagaccttggagttatcagcaccatactctaaccaattgagctaaccagccagaatCTTA
The sequence above is drawn from the Cynocephalus volans isolate mCynVol1 chromosome 8, mCynVol1.pri, whole genome shotgun sequence genome and encodes:
- the ATP8B2 gene encoding phospholipid-transporting ATPase ID produces the protein MALCAKKRPPEEERRARANDREYNEKFQYASNCIKTSKYNILTFLPVNLFEQFQEVANTYFLFLLILQLIPQISSLSWFTTIVPLVLVLTITAVKDATDDYFRHKSDNQVNNRQSQVLINGILQQEQWMNVCVGDIIKLENNQFVTADLLLLSSSEPHGLCYIETAELDGETNMKVRQAIPVTSELGDISKLAKFDGEVICEPPNNKLDKFSGTLYWKENKFPLSNQNMLLRGCVLRNTEWCFGLVIFAGPDTKLMQNSGRTKFKRTSIDRLMNTLVLWIFGFLVCMGVILAIGNAIWEHEVGTRFQVYLPWDEAVDSAFFSGFLSFWSYIIILNTVVPISLYVSVEVIRLGHSYFINWDKKMFCMKKRTPAEARTTTLNEELGQVEYIFSDKTGTLTQNIMAFNKCSINGRSYGDVFDVLGHKAELGERPEPIDFSFNPLADKKFLFWDPSLLEAVKMGDTHTHEFFRLLSLCHTVMSEEKNEGELYYKAQSPDEGALVTAARNFGFVFRSRTPKTITVHEMGTAITYQLLAILDFNNTRKRMSVIVRNPEGKIRLYCKGADTILLERLHHSTQELLNTTTDHLNEYAGEGLRTLMLAYKDLDEEYYEEWAERRLQASLTQDSWEDRLASIYEEVENDMLLLGATAIEDKLQQGVPETIALLTLANIKIWVLTGDKQETAVNIGYSCKMLTDDMTEVFIVTGHTVLEVREELRKAREKMMDSSRTVGNGFTYQEKLPSSKLTSVLEAVAGEYALVINGHSLAHALEADMELEFLETACACKAVICCRVTPLQKAQVVELVKKYKKAVTLAIGDGANDVSMIKTAHIGVGISGQEGIQAVLASDYSFSQFKFLQRLLLVHGRWSYLRMCKFLCYFFYKNFAFTMVHFWFGFFCGFSAQTVYDQYFITLYNIVYTSLPVLAMGVFDQDVPEQRSMEYPKLYEPGQLNLLFNKREFFICIAQGIYTSVLMFFIPYGVFADATRDDGTQLADYQSFAVTVATSLVIVVSVQIGLDTGYWTAINHFFIWGSLAVYFAILFAMHSNGLFDMFPNQFRFVGNAQNTLAQPTVWLTIVLTTVVCIMPVVAFRFLRLNLKPDLSDTVRYTQLVRKKQKAQHRCMRRVGRTGSRRSGYAFSHQEGFGELIMSGKNMRLSSLALSSFTTRSSSSWIESLRRKKSDSASSPSSGADKPLKG